The window GCAAGGCGCGGAGTGCCTCGCTCTCCCCGCGTTGTGCAAGGGACAGGACGGCCGGTACCGGCCGCGACGGATGAACGTGGACACGCACGATCTGATCTCCATGCGCTCGAGAGTGATCGCCGCGGCCCTCGAGGCGTACCGGCCGGACGTGGTGATCGTGGACAAGGTTCCGCGCGGGGCCATGGGCGAGCTGGATCCTGCCCTCGAGGTGCTGCGCCGCATCGGCGCCCGATGCATCCTGGGGCTGCGGGACGTGCTGGACGACAGGAACACCGTAATGCGCGAGTGGAACGACGCGCGTTCCGACGACGCGATCCGGCGTTATTACGATGCGGTGTGGGTGTACGGGGACCCCGCCGTGTTCGACCCGGTGAGAGAGTACGGCTTCAGCGACGAAGTCGCCGCCAAAGTCAGGTACCTCGGGTTCCTGGACCAGTCCCGGTGGCTCGACTTCGACCCCGCGGGCAGCGCCGACGGGGCGGACCGGATAATGCCCGAGGGTGGCCGGATGGCGCTCTGCCTGGTCGGCGGTGGAGAGGACGGCGCGCCGCTCGCCATGGCGTTCGTCCGTGCGGAATTCCCCGAGGGGATGACCGGCGTTCTCCTCACGGGCCCCCTGATGCCGGCGTCCGACCGCATCCGGCTGCAGCGGTTCGCGGAAACGAGATCCCACCTGCGCGTCGTCGAATTCCTGTCCCATCCGATCCCGCTCGTGAAACGCGCGGACCGGGTCGTGGCGATGGGAGGATACAACACGGTCAGCGAAGTGCTCGCGTTCGAGAAGCCGGCCCTCATCGTGCCGCGGGTCAGGCCGCGCACGGAGCAGCTCATCCGCGCGGAACGGCTGAAGGAGCTGGGCCTCATCGACGTGCTCCTTCCGGGCCGCGTCTCCCCCGGGGAATTGACGGAGTGGCTGGGCCGCGATCTCCCGCGCCCCAGGGTGCGGGAACGGATCGATCTCGGCGGACTTTCCCGCATACCCGGGCTGATGGAGGATCTCGTCTTCTCCGGCGCCGGCTTGCCTTCCGGCGGAGGGTTGCGGGCGTCCCTCCCCGGAGTGCCGGAGGATGAATTGCGCGTCGTCTTGTGACGAACCCGTCGAATCCACGGATGTCAAACCGCCTCTTTATAGGAAAGGAGCACACATGGACGTCGTGAAGAGATCCCAAGGAGGAATTACTCGTGCGACATTGTCCGCCGTCGCGGTCGCCGCCGCCATCCTGCACTCGTGCGGGGGAGGGGGGGGCGGGGGAGGAGGCGCGACGCTGCCTTCGGAGGCCCCACCGCGGACGTTCGCGGGGCC of the Deltaproteobacteria bacterium genome contains:
- a CDS encoding glycosyltransferase gives rise to the protein MKRNLRVVLYSHDTVGFGHTRRNLLIAHTLVRHMADVLLLAGAPESTAFSIPQGAECLALPALCKGQDGRYRPRRMNVDTHDLISMRSRVIAAALEAYRPDVVIVDKVPRGAMGELDPALEVLRRIGARCILGLRDVLDDRNTVMREWNDARSDDAIRRYYDAVWVYGDPAVFDPVREYGFSDEVAAKVRYLGFLDQSRWLDFDPAGSADGADRIMPEGGRMALCLVGGGEDGAPLAMAFVRAEFPEGMTGVLLTGPLMPASDRIRLQRFAETRSHLRVVEFLSHPIPLVKRADRVVAMGGYNTVSEVLAFEKPALIVPRVRPRTEQLIRAERLKELGLIDVLLPGRVSPGELTEWLGRDLPRPRVRERIDLGGLSRIPGLMEDLVFSGAGLPSGGGLRASLPGVPEDELRVVL